In Thermanaeromonas sp. C210, the genomic stretch GGGAACGGGGGGCCCTGGCCACCCTAGTCCTCACCCAGGTGGAGAATCCCCTGGAATACGGGGTAGTCATTACCGATCCCGACGGTAAAATTAGAGCCTTTCTGGAGAAGCCGAGCTGGGGTGAGGTCTTCAGCGACCGGGTGAATACGGGCATTTATATCCTGGAGCCGGAAGTCCTGGACCTGATACCCCCGGACAGGCCCTTTGATTTCAGCAAGGACCTTTTCCCCCTGTTATTGAAAGAAGCTAAGCCCCTTTATGGCATTACCCTGGAAGGATACTGGTGCGATATTGGCAACATTACCCAGTATTGGCAGGCCCACCAGGACATCCTTTCCGGTAAGGCCAGGGTAAGGATAGTGGGGGAGGACCGGGGCAACGGCCTGGTAGCCGGAGAAGGGGTGGAAATACATCCCATGGCCGAAATCCGGGGGCCGGTCCTTATAGGGGGATTCTGCCGCATCGGGCCGGGAGCCAGGGTGGGTCCTTATACGGTGCTGGGATCATATTGCCGGCTGGGGGAGGGCGCTAGGGCGGAGCGGGCCATACTCTGGGACGGAGTGACCCTGGGCGCCGGAAGCCGGGTAGAGGGTGGCATTCTCCTCAGCCGCGTTTCGGTGGAAGAGGGGGCGCGGGTGCTGGAGGGAGCCGTGGTGGGGGACGCCGGCCGTATCCTGGCCCGGGCCGAGGTACGCCCTCAAGTGAAGGTCTGGCCGGAAAAATGCGTGGGCCAGGACTCCGTCCTGCGGGAATCCCTCGTCTGGGGCCAGGGTACCGGACGCCCCCTGTTCACCGGGAGCGCCGCCCCCGGGTTCTTAGGTGGGGACTTTACCCCCTCCCAGGCGGCCAGGCTGGGGGCCGCCTTCGGCGCCACCTTTAAGCCCGGCGCCACCGTAGGCGTTAGCGCCTTCGCGGGGCCCGCCGGCGATATGCTGGCCAAAGCCGTGGCCGCCGGCCTCATGAGTACGGGAGTCAAAGTAGTAGAAATGGGCCGCCTCCTTATGCCGGTATTCCGCTTTGCCGTGCGCTCCCTGGAGCTTAACGGGGCCTGCCACCTGAAGGAAGACGCCGGAGTGCGGGGTAAGGTGTGGCTGCACCTGGTGAACGGAAGGGGAGCCGACCTTCCCCCGGCAGACGTGCGCAAGGTGGAAAACATCTTCTGGCGGGAAGACGTCCGGCAGGTAGAGGGAGAGGAAATTGCCGAAGCTGCTTACCAGCCGGGCCTGGTGGAGGCCTACCTTGATTATCTGCTGGGCACCCTAGATACGGATAAGATAACCCGCCGCCGGGTGCGAGTGGCCCTGGGCTGCCAGGAAGGGAGCGCCGAAACGGCGTCACGTCTCCTTTCCCGGGCCGGGTGTGAAGTGATACGCCTGGACTTCGCTCCCCGCCGCACTTGGGGCGAGATCCAGCGGGAGCTCCCCTTTTTTGCCCGGGAAATAGGCCGCTACGGCGCCGAGCTGGGCGCCGTCATCGACAAGAATGCTGAAAGGCTTTTGCTCCTGGATGCGGGCGGTTTCCTGGTGGATGAGGCGCGGCGGACTGCCCTCCTGACCCGCATTTACCTGGAGGAAACCGAAAGCAAAACCCTGGCCCTGCCCATGGTGGCTCCCCGGGCGGCGGAGATCGTGGCTGCTGACCTGGGCGGGCGCATCCGGCGAGTCAAGAATCATCCCGGCCTGGTGCACCAGGCCGTACTGGAGGAAGACGGCCCCGGCCGCTACTCCCAGTTCAACCTGCAGTTCGATGCCCTGGCGGCCTTGGCCTACCTGATAGACTGGCTGGCAAGGCATGATCTGTCCTTGGCCGAGGCTGTAGACGGCTTGCCGGCCGTTTATCGAAGTACCAGGCTGGTCCCCTGTCCTTGGCAGGCCAAAGGAAGGGTCATGCGGTCCCTGGTAGGGGAAGAAGATGGGCGCCGGGTGGAGCTGCTGGACGGCATCCAAGTAAGCTATCCCCAGGGATGGGCCCTGGTACTGCCCGACCAAGAAGAACCCTTGTACCGCGTGTACAGTGAGGCCTTCAGCCAGGAGGCCGCCGAGGAACTGGCCGCCTTCTACGAGAAGAGACTGCAGGAGATTATCCGCAGGGGTGAGTCCCCCGGGCTTTAAACCTTAGGTTTCTGGCTTAGCCGGCAACCCGCAACCCGCAACCCCTTCCCCCGGAAACCGGCCGGCCTCTCCCCGGGCTGCCGGCCGCTAGTCTTTCTACCGGCCCGGGTCGGCCCAGAGCCCTTTTCCCGCCCCTCCCGGCTGGAGTATAATAAAGTGAGTGCTGATGAAGGCAAAGTGTGGATGGCACGGGAGAGAAATCGAAGACAAAGGAGGGCGCCTGTGTTGCAGATTCGGTGGCACGGCCGGGGAGGCCAGGGAGTGGTCACCGCCGCGCGCCTGTTGGGGCGGGCGGCGGCGGTTTACGGGGGCAAGTTTGCCCAGTCCTTTCCTTCCTTCGGCACCGAGCGCCGGGGAGCCCCCGTCACGGCCTTTACGCGGCTGGCCGACGGACCCCTCAGGGATCGGAGTCAAATTTACCGGCCCGATTGGGTAGTAGTGCTGGATGCTTCTCTCTTGGGGGGTGGGGATATATGGCAGGGCCTGGGGCCGGGAGGGTGCGCCCTGGTCAACGTTCCTCCCCCTTTAAAGGTTTCTCCTCCCTCCGACGTAAACCTCTACCGGCTGGACGCCGCTGGTATGGCCCGGGAGATCTTGGGGACCTTGCTGGTCAACACGGCCATGGTGGGCGCCCTGGCCGGCCTTACCGGTTGGGTTAATCTAGAGGCGGTCAAGAGAGCTACGGCCGACCTCCTGCCTGCTGCGGCAGTGGAGGAAAACTGGCGCCTGGTGGAAGCCAGCTTCAGGTGGGGAGAGGAAGTAAGGAAAGGCAGGCGGGAGAAATGATTCCGAATTTACCCACACCACATCTTAAGTTTCGTACCGGATCATGGCGGACGGCCCGGCCGGTGCTGCAGGCCGGCAGGTGCAACAACTGTTTAATATGCTGGCTTTTTTGCCCTGAGGGGTGCATTCAGAGAGAAAAAGGGTACATAACTATTGATCTCGATTACTGCAAGGGGTGCGGTATCTGCGCCCACGAGTGTCCGCGCCAGGCCTTGAAGTTGGTAGAAGAAGTTGTACCCGGCGGGGAAGAAGGTGAAACAAGTGCGTGAATACATAAACGGCAACGAAGCGGTGGCGCAGGCCGTACGCCTCGCCCGAGTGGAAGTGGTGGCTGCTTACCCCATCACGCCCCAGTCGCCGGTGGTAGAAGAAATAGCGGCTCAAATTGCCCGGGGGGAATTGGACGCCGAATATATTCGCGTAGAATCGGAACACGCCGCCCTGACGGCCTGTTACGGGGCGGCGGTGACGGGCATGCGGGTCTTCACGGCCACTTCTTCCCAGGGCCTGGCCTATATGTTTGAAATGTTGCACTATGTCAGCGGCAGCAGGGTGCCGGTGGTTATGGCCGTGGCCAACCGCGGCCTGGCCGCCCCATGGACCATCTGGGCCGACCACCAGGACAGTATTGCCTGCCGCGACACAGGGTGGATACAGCTTTATGTGGAAACCGCCCAGGAGGCTCTGGACACCTGCCTCCAGGCCTATAGGATAGCCGAATGCCCGGAAGTCCTGACCCCGGTCATGGTCTGCCTGGACGGCTATGTTCTTTCCCATACCGAGGAAATCGTGGAAATTCCCGCCCAGGAAGTCGTAGATGCATTCCTCCCGCCCTATAAGCCCCGGGAAGTAGTGGAACCCGAACGGCCATTGGTCTTCGGAGTAGGTGCCGGTCCTGATATATATCCCGCCTTCAAGCAGGCCCAGCAGGCGGCCATGGACCGAGCCCGGGACGTCATCTGCCGGGTGGATGAGGAGTTTTATAGAATTTTCGGCCGACGGTACGGCGGGCTGGTGGTTCCCTACCGCTGTCAGGGTGCCGAAGTTGTCCTGGTCACCCTTGGAGCTACCATGGGTACCGTCAGGGAGGTGGTGGACCGGCTGCGGCAGGAGGGCAGGAGGGTAGGTGCCTTGCGCCTGCGGGCCCTGCGCCCCTTCCCGGCGGAAGAGCTGCGGCGGGTTCTGGCCGGGACCCGGGTGGTGGCCGTCCTGGACCGCAACTGCTCTTTTGGCTACGAAGGTGCGGTCTGCACGGAGGTAAAGGCGGCCCTGCTGGGCCTGGAGAAGCCGCCGGCGGTAGCCGGGTTTATACTAGGCTTGGGCGGGCAGGACATCCGGCAGGCCGACATTGAGGATATTTTCCGGCGGTGCCTGGCTGCTAGCTCCGGGGCCGTGCACCAGGTAGCTGCGGCTCAATCCTGAGAGGCTGGGAGGGAAGACGGCGGTGAAAATTACAGAGCTACCGGAAGAAGAGTTGGTCTATGGATCCTTCGCCTGTGCCGGGTGCGGAGGCATCCTGGCCGTCAGGCTGGCCCTGAAAGTCTTGGGGCCCCGGACGGTCATCGTGACCACGCCCAGTTGTCTCCTGGGGGTTACCACCTTTTATCCCCAACTAGCCTTTAAAGTGCCCTGCGTCAACGTGACCTTCCCTAGTACGGCCGCGGCGGTGAGCGGGGTAGCCACAGGTCTCAAACGCCGCGGCAGGGAAGACGTCCACGTCCTGGGCGTGGCCGGAGACGGCGGTACGGTGGATATAGGGCTGCAAGCCCTTTCCGGCGCCATTGAGCGCGGGCATAATTTCATCTTTCTGTGCTATGATAACGAAGCTTATATGAACACCGGCGTACAGCGGAGCAGCTCGACTCCCCAGGGCGCTCGTACCACCACTACCCCTGTAGGGCTTAGAGGAAAGGGCGAGGACCGCGCCAAAAAGGACATGATGCGCATCGTAGCCGCCCACGACATACCCTATGCGGCCACAGCCAGCATAGGTTACCCCCAGGATTACCTGCGAAAAGTACATAAGGCCAAAGAAACAAAGGGGCCCGCTTATATCCACGTCTTGGCTCCCTGCCCGCCGGGGTGGGGCTACCCCAGCCACTTGACCGTGCACCTGGCCCGCCTGGCCGTCCAGACGGGGCAGTGGCCCCTGGCGGAGTATGAAAAGGGGCGTCTGACCCAGAAGAAGATCGATAACCCCCGGCCGATAGAGGAGTACTGGTCCCTCCAGGCCAGATTTGCCCATTTACTTTCTTAACATCATTTCCGCCCGGGCTTCGGCCGCCACCTCGCCGGTGGGCAGTTCGGCCCAGGCTTCCAGTTGGAAAAGGGGCGGTCGTTTCTTAACAAGCCGGCTGAAGAAGGTGAGCTCCTGCCCTATGGGTAGGGGCTTGCGGAAGCGCACCTCCATTCGGGCGGTAACCGCCCAGTAGCCCATCCGGGCCAGGTGGTTGGCCATTAATTCGTCCAGGATGGTGGTGATCAGCCCTCCATGGAGCATGCCGGGATAGCCCTGGTGGAATACGCCCGGGGTGAAACGGGTGCCAACGCAACCGTCTTCCCGGGCGAAAAATTCTAAATGCAGCCCCAGGGGATTATCGGGGCTGCAGCCAAAACAAAGATGCCGCTGGGCAGCCCTTTCGGGAGCACCCATAGGAATTAACCCTTCTTTCCAAGTTATCTCCAGGGAGTGACCTGGTGGCGGTAGAACAGGAGGGGCTTCGGGTCGGGATCCATGTCCGCGGCAACGACCCGGCCTACCACGATGACGTGATCCCCGCTGGTATATTGCCCTGCAACCTTACACTCCAGGTTGGCCAGGGCCCTCTTCAAACGCGGAGTATGTACCTTCCTGGACGGCTCCAGTTCCAGCCCCAGGGCTTTGATCTTGTCCGTATCCCTTCCGGAGCGGGAGCCGCAGAAGCTGGCTATTTCTTCCTGATCATGAGCCAGCAGGGAAAGAACGAATTCTCCCGCCTGCCGGATGAGCTCCAGCACATATCGCTGGGGATGGAGGGCTACGGTGATTTGGGGCGGGTCCATGGATTCCTGCGTAACCCAGGCCACGGTGGTGAGGTCGTGGACCTCCCCTTTTTTGGCCCCTATAACCGCGCAGGGGCACACAAGCAGTCCCAACGCTTCTTCAACACGCGCCTCGCGCATGGTTAGATACCCCCTTGGTAAGTTTTCCTCTACCTTCCTGTATTATTATACCATATGGTCCGACGGCGGGCTGACATTTGCCGACGGGCTGAACCTTTGCGGCCTTATCCCCGTTCCTCGCGCGGAAAGGGCAGACCGCCGCCGAAAAAGCTCTAACCTTGGCAGCAGCCGGACGGGATCAGACCGAAACCGGGACTGCACCCCCCACTTTCTCAGGCCTCGCTGGCGAAGACCCGGTAGTTTAGGTCCGGGAAAATGTTGTCCCTTTCCTCTATTTCCCGCAGCCTTTCTTCGTTTATTTCCTTCCTCTCCATACCGGCCTTTAACTCCCAGAAGTGGAGGAGGTGTTTTTTAGTCCTTTCCACTGCGTACTCCACCATGGTGCCCGTTTTCATGATAAAGGCCCAATCGCTGCTCTGGGCAAGCAAGAGCTCGCGGGCCGCTTGGTTCAAGGCCCGCTCTTCCAGGGGGCTGGGGCGGACATAACGGTTGGCTAAGGTGATCATGGCCTCGGCGGCGTTGTGGAGGTGGCGGTAGATCCAGTCGTTGGAACCGTCCAGCCATACTTCGTTGTAGCCGTGGTTCCCCCAGCTGGACATGCACGGGGTGGCCGGCTGATTCTTGGGGAAGCGCTCCAGGTAGTCGCTGGGGGTAAGAAACCCAAAGGGCCGGTGGCTTAAGCCCGCCACCTGGCGGAAAAGGGATTCCAGCCACTGGGGACCCTCAAACCACCAGTGGCCGAAGAGCTCGGCATCGTAAGGGCAGACTATGAGGGGCGGCCGGTCCATATGGGCGGCCAGGTACCGTATCTGGTGTTCCCGGTTAAAAAGAAAATTGCCGGCATGGATTTGGGCTTTCCGGCTGGCCCACTCGGGAACGTAGGGCTCCTTCAAATTGGTCTTACCTGTGATGCGGTAATACTTCAATCCCGTATCCACCCTCAGACCTGAGGGGTGGATGTAGGGCCTTATATATTCGAAGTCCAGATCATAGCCTATGTCCCGGTAAAACTCGCGATAATCGAAGTCCCCGGGATAACCTTCTTGGGCGCTCCACACCTGTTCGGAAGATTCCAGGTCTCGCCCGAAGGCCGCGACACCGGAAGGGGTCATAACCGGGGCGAAGATGCTGTACCGGGGACGGGGAGTGGCGTAAAGGAGGCCATGGGCATCCACGAAAAAGTATTTCAAGTTGTACCGGCGCAAGATGGCATCGTCTCCCGGGTTGTAGCCGCACTCAGGCAGCCACAATCCCTCCGGGGGCTGTCCGAAAAGGCGGATGTGATTTTGAACGGCCGTTTGGACCTGGGCCCTTACCACTTCCCGCTGCAGCCCGATGAGGGGAAGATAACCGTGGGTGGCAGCACAGGTTATCATCTCCACGGCCCCCGCTTCCTGGAGCTCGCGCCAGGCGGCCACCAGGTTGCCCTTATAGAAGGTGTAAGTACGGTAGGTATCCTCAAACAGTCTTTGATACATGCGGGCCACAACATGGAAGCGGGCATCATTGCGGGTGCGCCAAACCTCCCTGGCGGCCAGCTCCCGCAGGCGTTCCAGATAGGCCAGGTAGCGCCTCTGGATAAAATCGTCGGCCATCATGCTGGCCAGGGGAGGGCTCAAGGAAACCGTCAGCCGGACGGGAACGCGGTCTTCCAGCAGCCGCTGCAGCACCCGGATAAGGGGTACATAAGTTTCTGTAACCGCTTCATGGTACCATTTCTCGGCCAGGGAATATTCTTCTTCGGGATGACGCACATAGGGCAAGTGG encodes the following:
- a CDS encoding sugar phosphate nucleotidyltransferase encodes the protein MKAIIMAGGEGSRLRPLTCRRPKPLVPVANRPVMEYCVDLLRRQGFAEIGVTLQYLPGLIQEYFGDGSDFGVHLHYFVETTPLGTAGSVRNAAPFLDQTFVVVSGDALTDFDLREAVAFHRERGALATLVLTQVENPLEYGVVITDPDGKIRAFLEKPSWGEVFSDRVNTGIYILEPEVLDLIPPDRPFDFSKDLFPLLLKEAKPLYGITLEGYWCDIGNITQYWQAHQDILSGKARVRIVGEDRGNGLVAGEGVEIHPMAEIRGPVLIGGFCRIGPGARVGPYTVLGSYCRLGEGARAERAILWDGVTLGAGSRVEGGILLSRVSVEEGARVLEGAVVGDAGRILARAEVRPQVKVWPEKCVGQDSVLRESLVWGQGTGRPLFTGSAAPGFLGGDFTPSQAARLGAAFGATFKPGATVGVSAFAGPAGDMLAKAVAAGLMSTGVKVVEMGRLLMPVFRFAVRSLELNGACHLKEDAGVRGKVWLHLVNGRGADLPPADVRKVENIFWREDVRQVEGEEIAEAAYQPGLVEAYLDYLLGTLDTDKITRRRVRVALGCQEGSAETASRLLSRAGCEVIRLDFAPRRTWGEIQRELPFFAREIGRYGAELGAVIDKNAERLLLLDAGGFLVDEARRTALLTRIYLEETESKTLALPMVAPRAAEIVAADLGGRIRRVKNHPGLVHQAVLEEDGPGRYSQFNLQFDALAALAYLIDWLARHDLSLAEAVDGLPAVYRSTRLVPCPWQAKGRVMRSLVGEEDGRRVELLDGIQVSYPQGWALVLPDQEEPLYRVYSEAFSQEAAEELAAFYEKRLQEIIRRGESPGL
- a CDS encoding glycoside hydrolase family 57 protein yields the protein MPLGYVALVLHAHLPYVRHPEEEYSLAEKWYHEAVTETYVPLIRVLQRLLEDRVPVRLTVSLSPPLASMMADDFIQRRYLAYLERLRELAAREVWRTRNDARFHVVARMYQRLFEDTYRTYTFYKGNLVAAWRELQEAGAVEMITCAATHGYLPLIGLQREVVRAQVQTAVQNHIRLFGQPPEGLWLPECGYNPGDDAILRRYNLKYFFVDAHGLLYATPRPRYSIFAPVMTPSGVAAFGRDLESSEQVWSAQEGYPGDFDYREFYRDIGYDLDFEYIRPYIHPSGLRVDTGLKYYRITGKTNLKEPYVPEWASRKAQIHAGNFLFNREHQIRYLAAHMDRPPLIVCPYDAELFGHWWFEGPQWLESLFRQVAGLSHRPFGFLTPSDYLERFPKNQPATPCMSSWGNHGYNEVWLDGSNDWIYRHLHNAAEAMITLANRYVRPSPLEERALNQAARELLLAQSSDWAFIMKTGTMVEYAVERTKKHLLHFWELKAGMERKEINEERLREIEERDNIFPDLNYRVFASEA
- a CDS encoding thiamine pyrophosphate-dependent enzyme, with protein sequence MKITELPEEELVYGSFACAGCGGILAVRLALKVLGPRTVIVTTPSCLLGVTTFYPQLAFKVPCVNVTFPSTAAAVSGVATGLKRRGREDVHVLGVAGDGGTVDIGLQALSGAIERGHNFIFLCYDNEAYMNTGVQRSSSTPQGARTTTTPVGLRGKGEDRAKKDMMRIVAAHDIPYAATASIGYPQDYLRKVHKAKETKGPAYIHVLAPCPPGWGYPSHLTVHLARLAVQTGQWPLAEYEKGRLTQKKIDNPRPIEEYWSLQARFAHLLS
- a CDS encoding PaaI family thioesterase; the encoded protein is MGAPERAAQRHLCFGCSPDNPLGLHLEFFAREDGCVGTRFTPGVFHQGYPGMLHGGLITTILDELMANHLARMGYWAVTARMEVRFRKPLPIGQELTFFSRLVKKRPPLFQLEAWAELPTGEVAAEARAEMMLRK
- a CDS encoding 2-oxoacid:acceptor oxidoreductase family protein, which codes for MLQIRWHGRGGQGVVTAARLLGRAAAVYGGKFAQSFPSFGTERRGAPVTAFTRLADGPLRDRSQIYRPDWVVVLDASLLGGGDIWQGLGPGGCALVNVPPPLKVSPPSDVNLYRLDAAGMAREILGTLLVNTAMVGALAGLTGWVNLEAVKRATADLLPAAAVEENWRLVEASFRWGEEVRKGRREK
- a CDS encoding flavin reductase family protein; this encodes MREARVEEALGLLVCPCAVIGAKKGEVHDLTTVAWVTQESMDPPQITVALHPQRYVLELIRQAGEFVLSLLAHDQEEIASFCGSRSGRDTDKIKALGLELEPSRKVHTPRLKRALANLECKVAGQYTSGDHVIVVGRVVAADMDPDPKPLLFYRHQVTPWR
- a CDS encoding 4Fe-4S binding protein, coding for MIPNLPTPHLKFRTGSWRTARPVLQAGRCNNCLICWLFCPEGCIQREKGYITIDLDYCKGCGICAHECPRQALKLVEEVVPGGEEGETSA
- a CDS encoding transketolase C-terminal domain-containing protein; amino-acid sequence: MREYINGNEAVAQAVRLARVEVVAAYPITPQSPVVEEIAAQIARGELDAEYIRVESEHAALTACYGAAVTGMRVFTATSSQGLAYMFEMLHYVSGSRVPVVMAVANRGLAAPWTIWADHQDSIACRDTGWIQLYVETAQEALDTCLQAYRIAECPEVLTPVMVCLDGYVLSHTEEIVEIPAQEVVDAFLPPYKPREVVEPERPLVFGVGAGPDIYPAFKQAQQAAMDRARDVICRVDEEFYRIFGRRYGGLVVPYRCQGAEVVLVTLGATMGTVREVVDRLRQEGRRVGALRLRALRPFPAEELRRVLAGTRVVAVLDRNCSFGYEGAVCTEVKAALLGLEKPPAVAGFILGLGGQDIRQADIEDIFRRCLAASSGAVHQVAAAQS